A portion of the Mycobacterium paraseoulense genome contains these proteins:
- a CDS encoding glycosyltransferase, whose product MSVATSFGILGTYPPTASGLATFSAALASGLSANGAEVSVVRVSDGPPSSSARVVGELVNGSAASVAACAELLNQSDVAVIQHEYGIYGGVDGAEVVAIIDRLRVPLILVAHAVPKDPTPQQRSLLELLAARADQVVVMSEAASRRLRRGFDIARHKIVTIPYGATVPTKPSSMRSGRPIVLTPGLLGPGMGIERVIEAMGSLNDLPGRPRYVVAGRTDPNVLAADGEAYRNARIDQALRSGVADSVCFDTDCRNVSMLTELFQSAAVVVLPYDSTDQVTCSALVDAVASGRPVVATAFPHAVELLAGGAGIVVAHDDPDALAGALRRVLTEPRLAGAMAAEARSLAPEMAWPNVARAYLRLAHRVLAQRRARA is encoded by the coding sequence ATTTCCGTTGCCACGAGTTTCGGCATTCTGGGTACGTATCCACCGACGGCATCCGGGCTGGCTACGTTCAGCGCCGCGCTGGCAAGCGGGTTGAGCGCCAATGGCGCCGAGGTCAGCGTCGTTCGAGTGTCCGACGGCCCGCCGTCGTCGAGCGCCCGCGTCGTCGGAGAGCTGGTCAACGGCTCAGCGGCATCCGTCGCAGCATGCGCGGAGTTGCTGAACCAGAGCGATGTCGCCGTCATCCAGCATGAGTACGGCATCTACGGAGGCGTCGACGGCGCCGAAGTCGTGGCCATCATCGACAGGCTGCGTGTCCCGTTGATCTTGGTCGCTCACGCTGTCCCCAAAGATCCTACACCGCAACAGCGGTCGCTTCTCGAGCTGCTCGCCGCCCGGGCGGACCAGGTGGTCGTGATGTCCGAGGCGGCCAGCCGACGGCTGCGCCGGGGCTTCGACATCGCACGCCACAAAATCGTCACCATCCCCTATGGCGCGACCGTCCCGACGAAGCCATCCTCCATGCGGAGCGGTCGACCCATCGTGTTGACCCCGGGCCTGCTGGGCCCAGGCATGGGCATCGAGCGGGTGATCGAGGCAATGGGGTCGCTCAATGATCTGCCCGGCCGGCCGCGGTATGTGGTTGCGGGCAGAACGGACCCTAATGTGCTGGCCGCCGACGGCGAGGCGTACCGGAATGCCCGGATAGATCAGGCGCTGCGCAGCGGTGTCGCGGATTCGGTGTGCTTTGACACGGATTGCCGCAACGTTTCGATGCTCACCGAACTCTTCCAGTCCGCGGCGGTCGTGGTATTGCCCTACGACTCGACCGATCAGGTCACCTGCAGTGCTCTGGTCGACGCCGTCGCGAGCGGCCGACCGGTCGTGGCTACCGCGTTCCCGCACGCCGTCGAGCTGCTCGCCGGTGGCGCCGGCATCGTCGTCGCGCATGACGATCCGGATGCGCTGGCTGGTGCCCTGCGCCGGGTGCTGACCGAGCCGCGCCTCGCCGGTGCGATGGCGGCCGAGGCCAGGAGTTTAGCGCCCGAGATGGCCTGGCCGAACGTCGCGCGCGCGTATCTGCGGCTGGCGCATCGGGTCCTCGCGCAGCGACGGGCACGGGCATGA
- a CDS encoding DUF5994 family protein: protein MTRLALCGRDDTSAAVDGAWWPKSLDLSSELPDLLAVFGLWIGTVRRVVYDPSVWLPAPTRIRRHNEMVSLNPYRLISSDTIYLMGTHSRDAVLFVLAPSSSTEDARRLMGEVHTSAEPMNAGGLRQLVRRCASGLGSPEQSAPLDPHETSWG, encoded by the coding sequence ATGACCCGGTTAGCGCTATGTGGACGCGACGATACAAGCGCCGCCGTGGACGGGGCGTGGTGGCCGAAGAGCTTGGACCTGAGCTCAGAGCTACCGGACTTACTTGCCGTATTCGGTCTATGGATCGGCACAGTGCGCCGGGTCGTTTACGACCCGAGTGTGTGGTTGCCCGCGCCTACACGGATTAGGCGCCACAATGAGATGGTTTCACTCAATCCCTACCGGCTGATTTCCAGCGACACCATCTATCTGATGGGTACGCATTCTCGCGACGCGGTGCTGTTCGTGCTAGCGCCTTCGAGCTCTACGGAGGACGCCCGCCGCCTCATGGGTGAGGTTCACACTTCAGCAGAACCGATGAATGCGGGCGGCCTGCGCCAACTCGTGCGCAGATGCGCCTCGGGGCTTGGGAGTCCGGAGCAATCGGCACCGTTGGATCCGCACGAAACGTCCTGGGGCTGA
- a CDS encoding DUF5994 family protein gives MTLKQDHTDAGRRQTPPEHTPRLRLKPKAPQSGYVDGAWWPHGDDLTAELPDLLAVLSVRLGPIGRVIYNVNEWAKPPAKFAAGGRMVRLDGYRRQPVDTIEVLGLNRNKIVLLVVSPHTDPDQAHTIMMAAASPNNGSTVEGLMISPEEMEAPV, from the coding sequence ATGACGCTGAAACAAGACCACACGGATGCCGGGCGACGGCAAACCCCACCGGAACACACACCGCGCCTGAGGCTAAAGCCCAAGGCGCCCCAAAGCGGGTATGTCGATGGCGCCTGGTGGCCGCACGGTGATGACCTGACGGCGGAGCTACCGGATCTGCTGGCAGTGCTGTCAGTTCGACTCGGGCCGATCGGCCGCGTGATCTACAACGTCAACGAATGGGCAAAGCCGCCAGCCAAGTTCGCGGCCGGGGGACGCATGGTACGACTCGACGGATACCGCCGCCAGCCGGTCGACACCATCGAAGTTCTCGGCCTCAACCGCAACAAAATCGTCCTATTGGTGGTCTCCCCGCACACCGACCCGGACCAGGCGCACACCATCATGATGGCCGCGGCCAGCCCGAACAATGGCTCGACCGTCGAGGGCCTCATGATCAGCCCGGAAGAAATGGAGGCCCCGGTATAG